A window of the Pseudoalteromonas sp. A25 genome harbors these coding sequences:
- a CDS encoding tetratricopeptide repeat protein, protein MKSKKLSMYIGLLSAWLTMVSMSCLAKTHTSAQKMLNQAVTHRKAGEYSQAISLLTSLRETFIGHKRINIELALNYIKLRQYDRAEQLVTYLESLELSDSEHAVISKLKRVLTLQLRRSLAPHTLYFTSNTSVGIDIVQNSFPVYTFDDTVQDSEYWSSDEELNDSWIDSEFIYTDYAIDEQLFGREEISNKNEVGYVSQALSANYRYRPVDMLAWFSYPTQWIIDTDVQVKYKQLDKSDNNKYLSYHFDTSAYLLQINRWLLELNAYAKVDYVDNHKLINKSRLRLAWTLPFESSKLKFSYDVEQKHYRSALQDYNATVHVPAIEYTYVFSSQWRLSFASKYYRLNAHDDYNSYRNTHTSGALYYNPHRDIVTYISYNHYVLKYEISDPELVAWSRETKRTLSIGFKYQANEKLALLLLGNLGDNRIEMGLGDDSWQRLEASIEYRF, encoded by the coding sequence ATGAAAAGTAAAAAATTAAGCATGTATATCGGGTTGCTGTCTGCCTGGTTAACAATGGTGTCAATGTCATGCTTAGCTAAAACACACACATCAGCTCAAAAGATGCTAAATCAAGCCGTAACTCACCGTAAAGCGGGTGAATATAGCCAAGCAATTAGCTTATTAACATCGCTGCGCGAAACATTTATAGGTCATAAACGCATTAATATAGAGCTGGCGCTAAACTATATAAAATTACGACAGTACGACCGCGCCGAACAATTGGTAACTTACTTAGAAAGTTTAGAGTTGTCTGACAGTGAACATGCCGTAATTAGCAAGCTTAAACGAGTACTGACCCTTCAACTGCGACGCTCGCTAGCTCCTCATACCCTCTACTTTACTTCTAACACTTCTGTTGGCATAGATATAGTGCAAAACAGCTTCCCCGTTTATACATTTGACGACACAGTGCAAGATAGCGAATATTGGTCAAGCGATGAAGAGCTGAACGACTCGTGGATTGACAGTGAGTTTATCTATACCGATTATGCTATAGATGAGCAGCTTTTTGGCCGTGAAGAAATCTCTAATAAAAATGAAGTTGGCTATGTTAGTCAAGCATTAAGCGCGAACTATCGCTATCGTCCCGTCGATATGCTCGCTTGGTTTTCTTACCCAACCCAGTGGATTATTGATACTGATGTCCAAGTCAAATATAAACAACTAGATAAAAGTGATAATAACAAATACCTCAGTTATCATTTTGATACATCGGCATATCTGTTACAAATCAATCGTTGGTTACTGGAACTGAACGCATATGCCAAAGTGGACTATGTGGATAATCATAAACTCATCAATAAATCGCGACTACGTCTAGCGTGGACGCTACCATTTGAATCATCCAAACTAAAATTTTCTTATGACGTCGAGCAAAAGCATTATCGTAGCGCATTGCAAGATTATAATGCGACTGTTCATGTACCTGCGATTGAATATACGTATGTATTCTCTTCGCAATGGCGCTTGTCGTTCGCAAGCAAGTACTACAGACTAAACGCCCATGATGACTATAACTCTTATCGCAACACGCATACTTCTGGGGCTCTTTACTACAACCCGCACCGAGACATCGTTACTTATATTTCTTATAACCATTATGTGCTTAAGTACGAGATTAGTGATCCTGAATTGGTTGCCTGGTCAAGAGAAACTAAGCGAACACTTAGTATTGGCTTTAAGTATCAAGCAAATGAAAAACTAGCACTCTTATTACTTGGCAATCTTGGCGACAACCGCATTGAAATGGGGCTTGGTGATGACAGCTGGCAACGCCTTGAAGCAAGTATTGAGTACCGCTTTTAA